A window from Chitinophaga filiformis encodes these proteins:
- a CDS encoding T9SS type A sorting domain-containing protein: MKRYLLILCFLVLSINIIAQNAAYIPAGGQVWSYGNVAFFGDVTNDGMLGSSPASVLYFLGKQWTNSYTALLSDESPSGLKGTGGIFRFMSKNGQQIIAGGYNVAAKTGASFPNLEVNNANGVVLADLHDLHVRNTLQLTNGHVFLNGWNLMVGTDNPGSITGYSDQRFIVTGTETAGGFLYRAKLNSSAGQVVFPVGTSATNYAPAGVRYEGSPEDFKARVFDSVFMQAITGRTLYDSVVYKTWNLGQEGNGTGLTSVTLQHMDADEAPEYNVNRSSSYISRFIDTDWEMRKAVNDNMAPGTLTTQPMLQKATMHSRGIAGIGGNIYFAKLTSLAYSFLPADIIHFNAYRVSYSLVDLVWTTSRETNNAVFEIERMLDNETAFRKIATVPTKAPGGYSTTRLDYYYQDTNDYDGWSFYRIKAVSATGKYVYTDVREVGPLIQATVFPNPNHGDFKVTVRGIKTPLIVQVFDTWGQQVRRLEMVNQSEVYIRDMPAGTYVLTLTHKETKKQAYVCKVIVIDH, encoded by the coding sequence ATGAAGAGATATTTACTCATATTATGTTTTCTGGTTCTTTCCATAAATATTATTGCACAAAACGCAGCTTACATACCTGCCGGTGGGCAGGTATGGAGCTATGGTAATGTCGCCTTTTTCGGAGATGTTACCAACGACGGTATGCTGGGGTCCAGCCCGGCTTCTGTACTTTATTTTCTCGGTAAACAGTGGACCAATAGTTATACGGCTTTGTTATCTGACGAAAGTCCTTCCGGCCTTAAAGGCACCGGGGGAATTTTTCGTTTTATGAGTAAAAACGGTCAGCAGATCATTGCCGGAGGCTATAATGTTGCTGCAAAGACAGGGGCCAGCTTTCCCAACCTGGAGGTGAATAACGCCAATGGCGTTGTGCTTGCAGACCTGCACGACCTGCATGTACGAAATACATTACAACTGACTAACGGTCACGTTTTCCTGAATGGATGGAACCTGATGGTTGGAACTGATAATCCGGGCTCCATTACGGGGTATAGCGATCAACGTTTCATCGTTACCGGAACAGAAACAGCAGGCGGTTTTCTTTATCGTGCAAAACTGAACAGTAGCGCGGGCCAGGTAGTGTTCCCTGTAGGCACCAGTGCTACCAATTACGCACCTGCCGGTGTGCGCTATGAAGGCTCTCCGGAAGACTTTAAGGCGAGAGTTTTTGACAGTGTATTCATGCAGGCCATCACAGGCAGAACGCTTTATGACAGCGTAGTATATAAGACCTGGAACCTGGGCCAGGAAGGCAACGGCACGGGGTTGACCAGTGTAACGCTGCAGCATATGGATGCCGATGAAGCGCCGGAATATAATGTAAACCGCAGCAGTAGTTATATCAGCCGTTTCATAGATACGGACTGGGAAATGCGTAAAGCGGTGAACGATAATATGGCGCCAGGTACGCTGACTACACAGCCCATGCTGCAGAAGGCTACCATGCATTCCCGGGGCATTGCCGGTATTGGCGGGAACATTTACTTTGCGAAACTGACCTCACTGGCATATAGTTTTCTGCCGGCTGATATTATTCACTTTAACGCATATCGTGTAAGTTACTCATTGGTTGACCTGGTATGGACAACCAGTCGTGAGACCAACAACGCTGTATTTGAAATAGAGCGGATGCTGGACAACGAAACGGCGTTCAGGAAAATCGCGACCGTCCCGACAAAGGCGCCCGGAGGCTACAGTACTACCCGTCTTGACTATTATTACCAGGACACCAACGATTATGATGGCTGGAGCTTTTACCGCATCAAGGCGGTATCTGCTACCGGAAAATATGTATACACAGACGTAAGGGAAGTAGGTCCGCTGATCCAGGCAACTGTATTCCCGAACCCGAACCATGGCGACTTTAAAGTAACTGTCAGAGGTATTAAGACACCGCTGATCGTACAGGTATTCGACACATGGGGTCAACAGGTACGCAGGCTGGAAATGGTTAATCAAAGCGAAGTATACATCAGGGATATGCCTGCAGGTACTTACGTTCTCACATTAACGCATAAAGAGACAAAGAAACAGGCCTACGTCTGCAAAGTAATTGTAATAGACCATTGA